DNA sequence from the Deinococcus radiopugnans ATCC 19172 genome:
GCGCATCACGGCAGGCCGACTGCTGGGCGTCTTCTCGCTGCTGCCGATCATCACGCCGCCGTTCGTGATCGGCTTCGCCCTGATTTTTCTGCTGGGGCGGCAGGGCCTGATCACCAAGGACATCTTCGGCCTCGACACCGATGCGCTGCTGGGGCCGCTGGGCGTGGGCATCGCGCAGACGCTGGCCTACACCCCGATTGCCTACCTGGTGCTGGTGGGCGTGGTGCAGAGCCTGAACGGCACGCTGGAGGAGGCCGCCGTCACCCTGGGCGCCAGCCGCTGGCACGTCCTGAAGACCGTGATCTGGCCGCTGGTGCGTCCCGGCCTCGCCAACGCTTTCCTGCTGACCATCATCGAAAGTCTGGCCGACTTCGGCAACCCGTTCGTGATGGGCGGTTCGTTCCTGTCCACCGAGGTGTACTTCGCGGTGGAATTCAGCCCCGCCGAGGCGTCGGTGTACGGCACGGTGCTGCTGGCGCTGAGCGTCTCGGCATTCCTGGCGCAGCAGGCGTGGCTGGGCCGCACCAGCTTCACCACGATTACCGGCAAGCCCGCAGCGGGCATGGTGACGCCGCTGCCGCCCGTGCTGGAGCGCGTGCTGCTGTTCGTGTTCATGATCTGGGTGCTGTTCGTGGGCGCGGTGTACGGCAGCATGTTCTTCGGGGCGCTGGTCAAGCTGTGGGGCTTCGACAACACCTTTACCTTCGAACACATTCGCAACCTGTCGGTGGGCTCGCTGGGCGTCTTTTTCAACACCCTCAAGATCGCGGCCCTCAGCAGCGTGCCGGTGCTGATCCTCAGCGTGGTGATCGCCTACCTGATCACGCGGCAGAAGTTCTTCGGGCGCGGCTTTATCGAACTCGGCTCGCTGCTGTCCTTCGCCGTGCCCGGCACCGTGATCGGCATCGGGTACATCCTGGCGCTGAACAGCGGCTTCGCGTACATGACCGGCACCATGCTGATCCTGATCGTCGCCTTTATCTTCCGCAACATGCCGGTGGGCATCCGTTCCGCCGTCGCCAACCTGCGCCAGATTGACCCGGCGCTGGAAGAAGCCAGCACCACCCTGCGCGCGGGCAGCCTGACCACGCTGTGGCGGGTGGTGATGCCGCTGATCCGCCCCGCGCTGATCTCGGCGCTGATCTTCGCCTTCGTGCGGGCCATGACCGCCATCTCGCAGATCATCTTCCTGATCTCCCCCGATCACAAGGTGGTGACCAGCGAGGTGCTGAGCATGGTGGAGCGCGGGCAACTCGGCGACGCGGCGGCGCTGTCGGCCCTGCTGGTCTTCACGCTGGCCGTCGTCATCGCTTTAATGACCTGGGCCGTGGGCCGGATGGGCGGCCCAAAGACAGGAATCAGCGTATGAACACCACTCTTGAGAGGAACCCATGACCGCTACCCAAGCCCGCCCCCAGACTGCCGTTCCCAATTCCCAGGCCGCCCCGGTGCGGCTGGAGGGCGTCACCAAGCGCTTCGGCAAAACCGTGGCCGTCCAGAGCGCCAATCTGGACGTGGAACCCGGCACGCTGGTCACGTTGCTGGGGCCGTCGGGCTGCGGCAAGACCACCATCCTGCGGATGATCGCGGGGCTGGAAACCATCACCGAGGGCCGCCTCTCGATTGACCATGAGGACGTGACCCAGCTTTCGGCGGCGCAGCGCGACGTGACGATGGTGTTCCAGAGTTACGCGCTGTTCCCGCACCTGAGCGTGCTGGAAAACGTCGCCTACGGGCTGCGTGTGGCCCGCCGCCCCGACGCCGCCGAGGCCGCCGAGGAGGCCCTGAAACTGGTGGGGCTGGGCGGCTACGGGGGCCGCGCGCCGTCGCAACTGTCGGGCGGGCAGCAGCAGCGTGTGGCCCTGGCCCGCGCCCTGGTGATGAAACCCAAGGTGTTGCTGTTCGACGAGCCGCTGTCCAATCTGGACGCCAAGCTGCGCCGCCAGATGCGCAACGAGATCCGGGCCATCCAGCAGCAACTGGGGATCACGGCGGTGTACGTGACCCACGATCAGGCCGAGGCGCTGGCGATCTCGGACGTGGTGGTGGTCATGAGCGCGGGCAAGATCGAACAGATCGGCACCCCCGAAGACCTGTACCGCCGCCCCGCCAACGCCTTTGTCGCGGACTTTATCGGTGAGGCGAACCTGCTGCAAGGCACCTACGACGGGCAGCGACTCGGCTTCGGCAACGTCTTCTTGCCCTACACGCAGCCCGGCGCCCCCACCGGGGACGTGCGCGTGCTGGTGCGGCCCGAATCCATCTCGTTCAGCGAATCCGGGCTGGCCGGGCGCATCACCTCCGGCGCGTACCTGGGGGCCATGACCGAGTACACCATCGAAACCTCTGCCGGAGACGTGCTGATCGCCCCGCCCTCCGAGGCCACCATTCTGCCCAACGGCAGCGACATCCACCTGGATTTCCGCAGCAACGGCCTGTACATCCTGCCCGCCTGACTTCCGCAGCCCCCCCATTCAAGGAGTGAACCCCATGCGCCACCTGTTTCTGACCG
Encoded proteins:
- a CDS encoding iron ABC transporter permease: MSERNRAGVQVALLLWPLLGLLAFAFLPWTREGRAFLAGGPSGLELLGTLPVLWVPLVALVATLALSFLGRATRAPPTLAAALGGFLVTAFFIVFRNQPADLGALITSLALLSVTGMALSDTGVIKADRFIASSTLWVGLFLILFVMFPLYRVLRNAFGETGFSLEAFRSVLSSPAFFVLENETTARSEATLALIATGVGAVAGLGMSLWRRVSVWATVRNTVLAALGVGLFAALYFGFGALRNSVLLAVSVATAATALALAFALLGTRSRAPFGPYLFLPLALAGYAIGSLAASTPQTAGLGLLFKAVGVLAGLGLAWWLTRRRITAGRLLGVFSLLPIITPPFVIGFALIFLLGRQGLITKDIFGLDTDALLGPLGVGIAQTLAYTPIAYLVLVGVVQSLNGTLEEAAVTLGASRWHVLKTVIWPLVRPGLANAFLLTIIESLADFGNPFVMGGSFLSTEVYFAVEFSPAEASVYGTVLLALSVSAFLAQQAWLGRTSFTTITGKPAAGMVTPLPPVLERVLLFVFMIWVLFVGAVYGSMFFGALVKLWGFDNTFTFEHIRNLSVGSLGVFFNTLKIAALSSVPVLILSVVIAYLITRQKFFGRGFIELGSLLSFAVPGTVIGIGYILALNSGFAYMTGTMLILIVAFIFRNMPVGIRSAVANLRQIDPALEEASTTLRAGSLTTLWRVVMPLIRPALISALIFAFVRAMTAISQIIFLISPDHKVVTSEVLSMVERGQLGDAAALSALLVFTLAVVIALMTWAVGRMGGPKTGISV
- a CDS encoding ABC transporter ATP-binding protein translates to MTATQARPQTAVPNSQAAPVRLEGVTKRFGKTVAVQSANLDVEPGTLVTLLGPSGCGKTTILRMIAGLETITEGRLSIDHEDVTQLSAAQRDVTMVFQSYALFPHLSVLENVAYGLRVARRPDAAEAAEEALKLVGLGGYGGRAPSQLSGGQQQRVALARALVMKPKVLLFDEPLSNLDAKLRRQMRNEIRAIQQQLGITAVYVTHDQAEALAISDVVVVMSAGKIEQIGTPEDLYRRPANAFVADFIGEANLLQGTYDGQRLGFGNVFLPYTQPGAPTGDVRVLVRPESISFSESGLAGRITSGAYLGAMTEYTIETSAGDVLIAPPSEATILPNGSDIHLDFRSNGLYILPA